Proteins encoded within one genomic window of Prochlorococcus marinus str. MIT 9515:
- a CDS encoding DUF1330 domain-containing protein, which produces MRKILIPLLLALSLPTSVNASGFWLLITTVKKPVAFKEYVQEFKPWLKSVGGSLVMKDSEPQIVEGRGGELSVVISFPSKQAAIDAYNSPEYQELTKKRWASTKKTNLIIMGLNK; this is translated from the coding sequence ATGCGTAAAATATTAATACCTTTATTACTTGCCCTTTCTTTGCCTACTTCTGTCAATGCTTCAGGCTTTTGGCTGTTAATTACCACAGTTAAAAAACCAGTAGCTTTCAAAGAATATGTTCAAGAATTTAAACCTTGGCTTAAGTCAGTAGGAGGATCTTTAGTTATGAAAGATTCTGAGCCTCAAATTGTTGAAGGTAGAGGTGGAGAACTATCAGTCGTCATTTCATTCCCCTCAAAGCAAGCTGCGATAGATGCTTACAATAGTCCTGAATATCAAGAGCTAACTAAGAAACGATGGGCAAGTACAAAGAAAACAAACCTCATAATAATGGGATTAAATAAATGA
- the rpmJ gene encoding 50S ribosomal protein L36, translating to MKVRSSIKKIDQDDQIVKRRGRLYVINKKKPRNKQRQG from the coding sequence ATGAAAGTAAGATCCTCTATCAAAAAAATCGATCAAGATGATCAAATAGTAAAAAGGAGGGGCAGGCTATATGTAATCAATAAGAAAAAGCCCAGAAACAAGCAGCGGCAAGGCTGA
- a CDS encoding amino acid ABC transporter ATP-binding protein — MKPILSAKNLTKSYAKGTLALNKVSFTLDQGKVLVIMGPSGSGKSTLIRTINGLETFDKGELNVLGIKIRADSDERKIQKIRRRVGMVFQQFNLFPHLSILENITLAPIQVQKRNKKEAEEYGMNLLCQMGIESHANKYPGQLSGGEQQRVAIARSLALKPELLLFDEPTSALDPERINEVLDAMRRLADQGMTMIVVTHEIKFAKEVSDQVLFIDSGKIVEMSSPQAFFSNASNERSRKFLNQIN; from the coding sequence ATGAAGCCAATACTAAGTGCTAAAAATCTCACTAAATCTTATGCTAAAGGTACTCTTGCTCTTAATAAAGTTTCATTTACCTTAGATCAAGGTAAAGTTCTTGTGATTATGGGGCCATCGGGATCAGGGAAAAGTACACTTATTAGAACTATTAATGGTCTTGAGACTTTTGATAAAGGTGAATTAAATGTTTTAGGGATAAAAATTAGGGCAGATTCTGACGAAAGAAAAATTCAAAAAATTAGACGTAGAGTTGGGATGGTTTTCCAGCAATTTAATTTGTTTCCTCATTTATCAATTTTAGAAAACATAACACTTGCTCCGATCCAGGTTCAAAAACGTAATAAAAAAGAAGCAGAAGAATATGGGATGAATCTACTTTGTCAAATGGGAATAGAATCTCATGCAAATAAGTATCCTGGTCAACTTAGTGGTGGAGAGCAACAAAGAGTTGCTATTGCAAGATCTTTAGCATTAAAACCTGAATTATTATTATTTGATGAACCTACTAGTGCTTTAGACCCTGAGCGTATTAATGAAGTGCTTGATGCAATGAGAAGGCTTGCTGATCAAGGTATGACTATGATTGTAGTAACACATGAAATTAAATTTGCTAAAGAAGTAAGTGATCAAGTTTTATTTATTGATTCAGGAAAGATTGTAGAAATGTCCTCTCCTCAAGCTTTCTTTTCAAATGCTAGTAATGAAAGGAGTAGAAAGTTTCTAAATCAAATTAACTGA
- a CDS encoding amino acid ABC transporter permease codes for MNNLNTHSFKKLKKFLKSKPKYNFFNFIFFVFSILLTLKISTWIFFKSNWKVVTSNLNLYAFGSFPINEQWRPTLWFLSLLSITFITVYGPKWNWLRKNLIFGWMGTVPLGIYLLNGGLGLVPVMTRHWGGLTLTILITSCSILFSLPIGIVLALCRRSSMFLIQKLSSFYIDVMRAVPLIAVLFFGQLLIPLFLPVGLEIERVWRAIIAFTLFVSAYIAEDIRGGLQSIPNNQIEAAKSLGLNKYQVNIFILIPQALRVALPAITNQLIGLFQNTSLMSILGLMELLGVSRSILANPEFIGQYIEVYIWLASVYWLFCTVMAFVSKKLEQRMTINKGF; via the coding sequence ATGAATAATTTAAATACACATTCATTTAAAAAACTTAAAAAATTTTTAAAATCAAAACCAAAATATAATTTTTTCAATTTTATATTTTTTGTGTTTTCAATTTTATTGACTTTAAAAATTTCAACTTGGATTTTTTTTAAATCAAATTGGAAAGTTGTAACATCAAATCTTAATTTATATGCATTTGGGAGCTTTCCAATTAATGAGCAATGGAGGCCTACTCTTTGGTTCTTAAGTCTTTTATCTATTACCTTTATTACTGTTTATGGCCCAAAATGGAATTGGCTCCGTAAAAATTTAATTTTTGGATGGATGGGAACAGTACCTTTAGGGATTTACTTGCTAAATGGTGGTTTGGGTTTAGTTCCTGTAATGACTCGTCATTGGGGTGGGTTAACACTAACAATTCTTATAACTTCTTGTAGTATTCTTTTTTCTTTGCCAATTGGAATTGTATTAGCTCTTTGCAGAAGAAGTTCAATGTTTTTAATTCAAAAACTAAGTTCTTTTTATATTGATGTAATGAGAGCTGTTCCTCTTATCGCCGTACTTTTTTTTGGACAATTGTTAATACCTTTATTTCTACCTGTCGGTCTAGAAATAGAACGTGTCTGGAGGGCAATAATAGCATTTACTTTATTTGTTTCAGCATATATAGCTGAAGATATTCGCGGGGGATTACAATCAATACCTAATAATCAAATAGAAGCTGCTAAAAGTCTTGGCTTGAACAAATATCAAGTCAATATATTTATTCTTATTCCTCAAGCCTTAAGAGTTGCATTGCCAGCTATTACAAACCAGTTAATTGGGCTTTTTCAAAATACATCTTTAATGTCTATCCTAGGTTTAATGGAATTACTTGGGGTAAGTAGAAGTATTCTTGCCAATCCAGAATTCATAGGACAATATATTGAAGTATATATTTGGTTAGCTTCCGTATACTGGTTATTTTGCACAGTTATGGCATTTGTTTCAAAAAAGCTCGAGCAGAGAATGACAATTAACAAAGGATTTTAA
- a CDS encoding ABC transporter permease subunit produces MSKNKKIVLQFVLMFAVLGFLGILINNLMINLKRTDIGFKFDWLIKPASFSLAEHSLPYSPSDNYAWAIFIGWMNSLKVIISSLILATCLGTLIGFLRVGKNSFFRIFTAGYITVIRQTPLLIQLMCWYFVGFLSIRNNSFLNVRNIVNISNRGIELFGLNFSSEFSALLFGLSIFSSAFIAEVIRGGIQSVPLGQWEAFRSLGISEKQGFIKIIIPQALPAFIPGLTSQYLNLAKNSTLAIAVGYSDIYAINDTIINQTGRALECFIILLFSFLILNLLITKVMEIIDKSIMKKRI; encoded by the coding sequence ATGAGTAAAAATAAAAAAATAGTTCTTCAGTTTGTTTTGATGTTTGCCGTTCTTGGTTTTTTAGGGATATTAATTAATAATTTAATGATTAACCTTAAAAGAACGGACATAGGATTCAAGTTTGATTGGTTAATAAAGCCAGCAAGCTTTTCTTTAGCAGAACATTCCTTGCCCTACAGTCCTTCAGATAATTATGCATGGGCCATTTTTATTGGATGGATGAATAGCTTGAAAGTTATTATTTCATCTCTTATTTTAGCGACTTGTCTTGGAACATTAATAGGTTTTTTGAGAGTAGGTAAAAATTCATTTTTTAGAATTTTTACAGCTGGATATATTACAGTTATTAGACAGACACCACTATTAATCCAACTTATGTGTTGGTATTTTGTTGGATTTTTGAGTATTAGAAATAATTCTTTTTTGAATGTAAGAAATATAGTGAATATTTCAAATAGAGGGATAGAGTTATTTGGACTTAATTTCTCTTCAGAGTTTTCAGCATTATTGTTTGGTTTAAGTATATTTTCAAGTGCGTTTATTGCGGAAGTAATTAGAGGGGGAATTCAGTCTGTCCCTTTAGGTCAATGGGAAGCATTTCGAAGTTTAGGTATTTCTGAGAAACAAGGATTTATTAAAATAATAATACCTCAAGCATTACCAGCCTTTATTCCAGGACTTACAAGTCAATATTTAAATCTTGCAAAAAATAGTACGCTCGCTATAGCCGTAGGATATTCAGATATTTATGCGATAAATGATACGATAATAAACCAAACGGGAAGAGCTTTAGAGTGCTTTATAATTTTACTTTTCAGTTTTTTAATCCTTAATTTATTAATAACAAAAGTAATGGAAATTATTGATAAATCAATAATGAAAAAAAGGATATAA
- a CDS encoding amino acid ABC transporter substrate-binding protein, producing MINRLFFGIAAFGLLLTGCASNQQENISRLSLIQKRDELICGVSGKIPGFSFIERDGKYKGLDVDICKAFASAIIGDSEKIQFRPLTAAERFLAIKTGDIDLLSRNTTFTLSRDSFEGNGLTFAPVVFHDGQGLMVKKNSGIDSIQELANKSICVGSGTTTEQNINDTFESLSLPYVPIKYQDLNQVVAGYLQGRCEAMTSDRSQLAAARSGFKNAKDHIILDNVLSKEPLAPASNGSEQKLADAMRWTIFALIAAEEQGITQLNIDDKVQLAKNNPQLKSLRRFLGIDGGLGEKIGLRNDFVVNVIKATGNYGEIYDRNLGKDSDVPIPRGLNKIYSKGGLHISPPFN from the coding sequence ATGATAAATAGATTGTTCTTTGGAATTGCCGCTTTTGGTTTACTTTTAACTGGTTGCGCCAGCAATCAACAAGAAAATATTTCTAGGCTTTCCCTAATTCAAAAAAGAGATGAATTGATTTGCGGGGTCAGTGGAAAAATTCCAGGTTTTAGCTTTATTGAAAGAGATGGTAAATATAAAGGATTAGATGTAGATATATGTAAAGCCTTTGCTTCAGCAATAATAGGAGATTCAGAAAAAATTCAGTTTAGACCTCTGACCGCTGCTGAAAGATTTTTAGCTATTAAAACAGGAGATATTGATTTGTTGTCAAGGAACACTACTTTCACTCTTAGTCGAGATTCTTTTGAGGGGAATGGGCTGACTTTCGCTCCTGTAGTTTTTCATGATGGACAGGGATTAATGGTTAAAAAAAATAGTGGTATTGACAGTATTCAAGAACTTGCAAATAAGTCTATATGTGTAGGCTCAGGAACAACCACAGAGCAAAATATTAATGATACTTTTGAAAGTCTCTCGCTTCCTTATGTCCCAATTAAATATCAAGATCTTAATCAGGTAGTCGCAGGATATCTACAAGGTCGATGCGAAGCGATGACCTCTGATCGATCTCAATTAGCAGCAGCTAGATCAGGTTTTAAGAATGCAAAAGATCATATCATTCTTGATAATGTTTTAAGTAAGGAGCCTTTAGCTCCAGCATCAAATGGGTCTGAACAGAAACTTGCAGATGCTATGAGATGGACCATTTTTGCTTTGATTGCAGCTGAAGAGCAAGGGATAACCCAATTAAATATTGATGATAAGGTTCAGCTCGCAAAAAATAATCCACAATTAAAATCATTAAGAAGATTCCTTGGAATTGATGGAGGATTAGGAGAAAAAATTGGATTAAGAAATGACTTCGTAGTAAATGTTATAAAAGCTACAGGAAATTATGGTGAGATTTATGATAGAAATCTTGGGAAAGACAGTGATGTGCCTATTCCAAGAGGATTAAATAAAATTTATAGTAAAGGTGGTTTGCATATCTCTCCACCATTTAATTAA
- a CDS encoding PAP/fibrillin family protein produces MDIEQKLIKLLFDKPNSKDILLLATKLESKSNFLLSKDIEKLEGIWELRWSSSNAPFLNYSPLVDNLQILDPLKSSAMNLLKPRGINAIVGTGIIAKLKAINEIRVGVQFTHAGLIGPQIGFNKVKALAEIKKEQKGWLDITYLSEELRICRGDKGTLFVLKKRSDEILFKRFQGFIDKISSEKERT; encoded by the coding sequence ATGGATATAGAACAAAAACTAATAAAATTACTTTTTGATAAACCAAATTCAAAAGATATTTTATTATTAGCCACAAAACTTGAAAGCAAATCAAATTTTCTTCTTAGCAAAGATATTGAAAAATTAGAGGGAATATGGGAATTAAGGTGGAGCAGCTCTAATGCTCCATTTTTAAATTATTCTCCATTAGTAGATAATCTACAAATCTTGGATCCTTTAAAGTCAAGTGCCATGAACTTGCTTAAACCAAGAGGTATTAATGCAATTGTTGGGACTGGGATCATAGCAAAGTTAAAAGCAATCAATGAAATTAGAGTTGGAGTGCAATTTACTCATGCCGGATTAATAGGTCCCCAAATAGGATTCAATAAAGTAAAAGCATTAGCAGAAATAAAAAAAGAGCAAAAAGGATGGCTAGATATCACCTATTTAAGTGAGGAGCTAAGAATATGCAGAGGAGATAAAGGGACATTATTTGTATTAAAGAAAAGAAGCGATGAAATATTATTCAAAAGATTCCAAGGATTTATTGATAAGATTTCGAGTGAAAAAGAACGAACTTAG
- a CDS encoding DUF1651 domain-containing protein, translating into MNEEHWLINSSRSRVKRFMRNRQNKDKFFEYMFIDSGKIVGILGQQPPVITTREELKIDEAREEWKKFISQGWRKTKVVW; encoded by the coding sequence ATGAATGAAGAACATTGGCTAATAAATTCAAGCAGGTCAAGAGTAAAAAGATTCATGAGAAATAGACAGAACAAAGATAAATTCTTTGAATATATGTTTATTGATTCTGGAAAAATTGTAGGCATATTAGGACAACAACCACCAGTTATAACAACAAGAGAAGAACTAAAAATTGATGAAGCCAGAGAAGAATGGAAAAAGTTTATTTCTCAAGGATGGAGAAAAACTAAAGTAGTTTGGTAA
- a CDS encoding AbrB family transcriptional regulator, with protein sequence MPSLLTLFFYILAGAGLGTLMIFTGIPAASLLGAIIGAGVLSASGLIDVAVWPLGTKTALGIGIGTVIGTGINQETLSELQNLWKPALIITFSLLITGLLIAFLISKFLGIDTAIAILGSAPGGTIGMSLVGSEYGVGASVAALHAVRLITVLLLIPALLNLLGLKDGINTP encoded by the coding sequence ATGCCTTCTTTATTAACACTTTTTTTTTATATTCTTGCTGGAGCAGGTTTAGGAACTTTAATGATCTTCACAGGCATTCCCGCTGCTTCTTTATTGGGAGCTATCATTGGAGCTGGAGTTTTAAGTGCAAGTGGTCTAATTGATGTTGCAGTTTGGCCATTAGGTACTAAAACAGCACTGGGGATAGGAATAGGAACTGTAATAGGCACTGGTATTAACCAAGAAACTTTAAGCGAATTACAAAACTTGTGGAAGCCAGCATTGATAATTACATTTTCCTTATTAATAACTGGACTTTTAATAGCATTTCTAATAAGTAAATTTCTAGGAATTGATACTGCCATTGCAATATTAGGTTCGGCTCCAGGAGGGACAATTGGGATGAGCTTAGTTGGATCTGAGTATGGAGTAGGCGCTTCAGTTGCTGCTTTACACGCGGTCAGATTAATAACCGTTTTATTACTAATTCCTGCTCTTTTAAATTTACTTGGTTTAAAAGATGGTATTAATACTCCTTAA
- a CDS encoding high light inducible protein yields MIKFKDGFSSESYYPDSNYNLEKNNTSIETPVSENQISNMGEFFEWPNTYWFIAERTNGRLAMIGFMAVIINYTLFGWIAYPIL; encoded by the coding sequence ATGATTAAATTTAAAGATGGTTTTTCAAGCGAAAGTTATTATCCAGATAGTAATTATAATCTTGAAAAGAACAATACTTCTATAGAGACTCCAGTTTCAGAAAATCAAATATCCAATATGGGTGAATTTTTTGAATGGCCAAATACCTATTGGTTTATTGCAGAAAGAACAAATGGTAGGTTAGCAATGATTGGCTTTATGGCTGTAATTATTAACTACACCTTATTTGGATGGATAGCATATCCAATCCTTTAA
- a CDS encoding cupin domain-containing protein has translation MIKNLFIALVFALMLINPNITIAAESPVDVQEIFTSSKNIDGDNFKYPKGKAEMRLIRVEVENGATIPIHSHPAPLLGHIESGELTLAEKKGISKTFKEGDSFVLSANTPAHTMANNGDSSAVMWVAVASVEGVPTLTPEE, from the coding sequence ATGATCAAGAATTTATTCATAGCATTAGTTTTTGCATTAATGCTTATTAACCCAAATATTACTATCGCTGCAGAATCTCCTGTTGATGTTCAAGAAATTTTCACCTCTTCAAAAAATATTGATGGTGATAATTTTAAGTATCCAAAAGGAAAAGCTGAAATGCGTTTGATTAGAGTAGAAGTTGAAAATGGAGCAACTATACCAATACATTCTCATCCAGCTCCTTTACTAGGTCATATTGAAAGCGGTGAATTAACGCTTGCTGAAAAGAAAGGGATTAGTAAAACCTTTAAGGAAGGAGATTCATTTGTTCTCTCAGCAAATACTCCCGCTCACACAATGGCTAATAATGGTGATTCTTCAGCAGTTATGTGGGTTGCTGTGGCTTCAGTAGAAGGTGTACCTACTTTGACCCCGGAAGAATAA
- a CDS encoding NAD-dependent DNA ligase, producing the protein MTIYLEERIEWYDHNYRMGTPLISDVQFDQLEANLYRVNPKANYFHKKSILPLPSLPKDKISEFLEGLLPNTRLIIEPKIDGCAIGIQYIDGQLIKAISRKGDDVTNKIKEILDVPNEIKVKGLIQVRGELFAPLENERPTYSQRKAGGYLRNEASKNDHLSFCGFQIINGRLNEHDSLVYLKKLGFTIPEYKSLKYLTQVEMYRKQWAEKKLFTQYPTDGIVVKLNSRKLQLIREKSVGCYPYWQMAINF; encoded by the coding sequence ATGACAATTTATTTAGAAGAAAGAATTGAATGGTATGACCATAATTATAGAATGGGAACTCCTTTAATTAGTGATGTCCAATTCGATCAATTAGAAGCTAATTTATATCGAGTAAATCCAAAAGCTAATTACTTTCATAAAAAATCAATATTACCTTTACCATCATTGCCAAAAGATAAAATTTCAGAATTTTTAGAAGGATTATTGCCAAATACAAGATTAATTATTGAACCTAAAATTGATGGTTGCGCAATCGGTATTCAATATATTGATGGCCAATTAATAAAAGCAATTTCAAGAAAAGGTGATGATGTTACTAACAAAATAAAAGAGATTCTTGATGTTCCAAATGAGATAAAAGTTAAAGGTTTAATCCAAGTGAGAGGAGAGCTCTTTGCCCCATTGGAAAATGAAAGGCCAACTTATTCTCAAAGAAAGGCAGGTGGTTATCTTCGGAATGAAGCCAGTAAAAACGATCATCTCAGCTTTTGTGGCTTTCAGATAATTAATGGCAGATTAAATGAACATGATTCTTTGGTGTATTTGAAGAAGTTGGGTTTTACAATTCCAGAATATAAGAGTTTAAAGTATTTAACTCAAGTTGAAATGTATAGAAAACAATGGGCTGAAAAAAAACTATTTACTCAATATCCAACAGATGGAATAGTAGTTAAACTAAATTCCAGAAAATTACAATTAATTAGAGAAAAATCTGTTGGTTGCTATCCTTACTGGCAGATGGCAATAAATTTTTAA
- a CDS encoding DUF1651 domain-containing protein, whose protein sequence is MEIFCLINKNRNRIKVFKPFEDVSKPSQSIDAMEISYGCVYKSASKPVIKGSRVESIEDARKEYKKLLEEGWKKTNIFKSYF, encoded by the coding sequence ATGGAGATTTTTTGTTTGATAAATAAGAATAGAAATCGAATAAAAGTATTCAAACCATTTGAAGATGTTTCTAAACCCTCTCAAAGTATTGATGCAATGGAGATTAGTTATGGTTGTGTTTATAAAAGTGCAAGTAAACCAGTAATCAAAGGTAGCAGAGTGGAAAGTATTGAAGATGCGAGAAAAGAATATAAGAAATTATTAGAAGAAGGATGGAAAAAAACTAATATATTTAAGAGTTATTTTTAA